One genomic region from Nymphalis io chromosome 18, ilAglIoxx1.1, whole genome shotgun sequence encodes:
- the LOC126775459 gene encoding aldo-keto reductase AKR2E4-like produces the protein MRSISYILTLFGLSLAAANQTPCIELNDGNKMPVVALGTGRGTASESAPIDEVRQSVYWAIEAGYRHIDTAAIYFDEPQVGQGIADAITNKLVTREELFVTTKLWNNKHRREQVVPALKESLGKLGLEYIDLYLIHFPIAEKDDGSPDNVDYLETWQGMEDAKALGLTKSIGVSNFNATQIDRLIANAKVLPVVNEVEVNPTLTQEPLVSHCHKLGIAVMAYSPFGFTVSRNNPDAPPPRSDDPVLVAMANKYKKSTSQIVLRYLIDRGLVPIPKSTNKKRIAQNIDLFDFYLTKEEVELINKFNKNMRVINPVDWKDYPNYPFWEY, from the exons ATGCGGTCTATAAGTTACATTCTTACGTTATTTGGATTATCC TTGGCGGCTGCGAACCAGACGCCTTGTATAGAACTGAATGATGGCAACAAGATGCCGGTCGTTGCTCTGGGAACTGGTCGAGGGACCGCAAGTGAG TCCGCACCAATAGACGAAGTCCGTCAGTCCGTTTACTGGGCTATCGAGGCTGGCTACAGACATATTGACACAGCTGCTATCTACTTCGACGAGCCTCAAGTCGGCCAGGGCATAGCTGACGCGATAACTAACAAGCTGGTAACAAGAGAAGAATTATTTGTCACCACTAAG ctaTGGAATAACAAACACCGCAGAGAGCAGGTGGTGCCCGCACTCAAAGAGTCCCTCGGGAAGCTTGGTCTTGAATACATTGATCTCTATCTGATTCATTTCCCTATAGCTGAAAAG GACGACGGTTCCCCTGATAATGTCGACTATTTGGAGACCTGGCAGGGAATGGAAGACGCCAAGGCGCTTGGTTTGACCAAGTCTATTGGAGTGTCTAACTTCAATGCCACACAGATTGACCGATTGATCGCCAACGCGAAAGTCTTACCTGTTGTCAATGAAGTTGAG GTAAACCCAACTCTTACTCAAGAACCATTAGTAAGTCATTGCCATAAGCTTGGTATCGCGGTGATGGCGTACAGCCCCTTCGGTTTCACAGTCTCCAGAAACAATCCCGACGCTCCACCACCACGTTCTGATGACCCCGTACTCGTCGCAATGGCCAACAAGTACAAGAAGTCCACCAGCCAGATAGTCCTGAGATATTTG ATCGACCGCGGCCTCGTTCCCATACCTAAGTCTACGAACAAGAAAAGAATCGCTCAGAACATCGACCTGTTCGACTTCTACCTGACCAAAGAAGAAGTTGAATTAATCAACAAATTCAACAAAAACATGCGTGTCATCAACCCCGTCGATTGGAAGGATTATCCCAATTACCCATTTTgggaatattaa